One window of Watersipora subatra chromosome 3, tzWatSuba1.1, whole genome shotgun sequence genomic DNA carries:
- the LOC137391767 gene encoding tubulin monoglutamylase TTLL4-like, producing the protein MKSARRRTHSSYPEQIVQPALIKSLFPGVPPYLNFIGGDERVEQLPWEYRRLLKWRMCSITPSIVKQLVARSGFRPTKKHHDWLGCWGRHMKAQGFKSIREYQKLNHFPGTFQIGRKDRLWRNLSRLQVSFGKKEFNFFPTTYVLPYDMKGLKRAWEDGGNKSKWIIKPPASARGIGIKVINKWNQIPKKRPVIVQKYLGRPLLINDSKFDCRVYVYVTSYDPLRIYVYEDGLVRFCSTKYSHSMKHINDKYMHLTNYSIQKKNNEYESNADDTVCQGHKWSLKALWGYLLKKGVNSNEIWKNIKDLIVKTIICAESAINSYIKSNVRNRYSVHELFGFDILLDENYKPWVLEVNISPSLHSNSQLDINIKGGLVKDIHNLAGFRVPDKVDVIPNPGCETYKPGQAPSSKYCMDKRVFPQTLSPDEKAKHSYYSQRHHDEQAMHSIIDTLTPDDLRILIESIDEDSRKGSFQRVFPTPSTHRYLCYFENQRYYNLFLDHWCQRFNRIEAKGIALIEAACRNKIHLQNPTTDARHQWCPPSSRISVSSSQLSVSASLSNSSLAKLRKQVKKNVEGNLSTRPPIPAKPRSITAT; encoded by the exons ATGAAGTCAGCGCGCAGACGCACCCATTCGTCTTATCCAGAACAGATAGTCCAACCAGCACTCATCAAAAGCCTCTTTCCCGGCGTTCCTCCTTATCTCAACTTCATTGGAGGTGATGAAAGAG ttgagcagctGCCATGGGAATACAGACGGCTGCTCAAGTGGAGGATGTGCTCGATCACACCAAGTATTGTCAAGCAGCTGGTGGCTCGCAGTGGCTTCAGGCCTACCAAAA AACATCATGATTGGCTGGGCTGCTGGGGTCGACACATGAAAGCGCAGGGCTTCAAGTCAATCAGAGAGTATCAAAAACTCAATCACTTTCCCGGTACTTTCCAGATCGGCAGAAAGGACAGACTCTGGAGAAATCTTTCTAGGCTGCAG GTGTCATTCGGAAAAAAAGAATTTAATTTCTTTCCGACGACTTATGTGCTTCCATATGATATGAAGGGGTTAAAGAGAGCTTGGGAAGACGGTGGAAACAAGAGCAAGTGGATCATCAAACCA CCTGCGTCAGCACGAGGGATCGGCATCAAGGTCATTAACAAATGGAATCAAATTCCCAAGAAGAGACCTGTCATTGTTCAGAAGTATCTGGGCAGACCTTTGCTCATCAATGACAGCAAGTTTGACTGCCgagtctatgtctatgttacaAGCTATGATCCACTCAGAATCTATGTCTATGAAGATGGTCTAGTCAGGTTTTGCTCAACTAA GTATTCACATTCTATGAAACATATTAACGACAAGTACATGCATCTCACCAACTACAGCATACAGAAGAAGAACAATGAATATGAAAGCAATGCAGATGACACTGTGTGTCAAGGACATAAATG GAGTCTGAAGGCCCTCTGGGGCTATCTACTAAAAAAGGGAGTGAACAGCAATGAGATCTGGAAGAACATCAAAGACCTGATAGTGAAGACTATCATCTGCGCGGAGTCCGCTATCAACAGCTACATAAAGAGCAACGTGAGAAACAG GTATAGCGTGCATGAGCTCTTCGGATTTGACATTCTTCTCGATGAAAACTACAAGCCGTGGGTTTTAGAGGTTAACATCTCTCCGAG tttacatTCCAACTCGCAATTAGATATCAACATCAAAGGAGGGTTGGTAAAGGACATTCACAACTTGGCTGGATTCAGAGTTCCAGATAAAGTGGATGTAATTCCCAACCCAGGGTGTGAGACCTA TAAGCCAGGCCAAGCTCCTAGTAGCAAATACTGTATGGATAAAAGAGTTTTCCCACAGACATTGAGTCCTGATGAGAAGGCTAAACACTCCTACTACTCACAGCGTCATCATGATGAG CAAGCTATGCACAGCATAATTGATACGCTGACTCCAGATGATCTTAGAATTCTTATTGAATCTATCGATGAAGACAGTCGGAAAGGATCCTTTCAAAGAGTATTCCCTACTCCGTCGACTCACAGATATTTGTGCTATTTTGAGAATCAGAGATACTACAATCTCTTCCTTGATCACTGGTGCCAACGATTCAATCGTATCGAGGCTAAAG GAATTGCTCTCATTGAGGCTGCCTGCAGAAACAAAATTCATCTTCAGAACCCCACTACAGATGCAAGGCATCAGTGGTGCCCACCCAGTAGTAGAATTAGCGTGAGCTCCTCCCAGTTGAGCGTAAG TGCCTCCCTCAGCAACAGCAGCCTTGCTAAGCTTAGAAAGCAGGTAAAGAAAAATGTTGAGGGTAACCTCAGCACCCGGCCTCCCATTCCTGCTAAACCACGGTCTATCACAGCCACCTGA
- the LOC137390748 gene encoding uncharacterized protein has translation MNPTFNNPMTNSIHVAMEDLTLSQKQLPFRQQRDKPLLKYSNSEPGPIYLYQNPDLENSSLNTAPNSAAKSLASKKALQPVHPTQYNPTQYTYVPPPDPYARPLSAKDLMTVGLERTKSLNHMMGATLAGNIALANSMHGTNINNSTLFLPPKNSEISDSGEDSVAPNTPISNLSQRMMATTRVVSVQSPEANTIRTKSAKEKFEASLSKPPTSDHGARPPSSLRRPQSSTVRNPNYTPSKPYDDCGSVEDEDFKMLSDSDVKFKRKQDDNLNNKVSKAINSLTRTATGIKINSVTKLSSSNESLTEKPSDQKLSLQKPQSAESLQSRVESDMSNLSIDSRGQNRVLSGTENISHSNSSKKVERVDSATSYYLKSSKPEVKIAEPRPACEGRDCIVTETSKLRQKKSASTMLAKPSPTSNFKTGSGKTVTSRPVSSVQTILPAADNNSTRETSSSSSSPQEEFDENESDSAFNLSERIPGDGEADAEFDEEDDDCIDGFEDDELEEPDDGKHFSKSLLRHPYNLYFKQNTLYILP, from the exons ATGAATCCAACATTTAACAATCCAATGACCAATTCCATACATGTCGCCATGGAGGACCTAACGCTATCTCAAAAGCAGCTACCATTTCGCCAGCAGAGAGACAAGCCATTGCTCAAATACAGCAACTCTGAGCCTGGTCCGATTTACTTATACCAAAACCCTGATTTAGAAAACTCTTCTTTAAATACAGCTCCTAACAGCGCCGCTAAGTCATTAGCAAGCAAAAAAGCCTTACAACCTGTGCATCCAACTCAGTACAATCCGACACAGTATACATACGTACCTCCACCAGATCCATATGCCCGTCCACTGAGTGCAAAGGACCTTATGACTGTCGGTTTAGAGCGGACTAAATCACTAAATCACATGATGGGTGCTACTTTAGCTGGTAACATTGCTCTTGCTAACAGTATGCATGGTACAAATATAAACAACAGTACACTGTTCTTACCTCCAAAGAATTCAGAAATATCAGATTCAGGAGAGGATAGTGTAGCACCTAACACACCTATTAGTAATTTGAGTCAACGCATGATGGCTACCACCCGCGTTGTTTCAGTTCAATCGCCTGAAGCCAACACAATTAGAACCAAATCGGCTAAAGAAAAATTTGAGGCAAGTTTAAGCAAACCTCCGACTTCTGATCATGGAGCCCGACCACCTTCATCCTTACGACGGCCTCAAAGCTCAACTGTGCGAAATCCTAACTACACTCCAAGTAAACCGTATGATGATTGTGGATCTGTTGAAGATGAAGATTTTAAAATGTTGTCTGACTCAGATgttaaatttaaaagaaaacaagATGATAATTTGAACAATAAAGTTTCAAAAGCAATTAACTCGTTAACAAGAACAGCAACCGGGATCAAAATCAACAGTGTAACAAAACTTTCTTCATCAAATGAATCATTAACTGAAAAACCATCAGATCAAAAGCTATCGTTACAGAAGCCACAATCTGCAGAGTCACTTCAATCTCGTGTAGAATCTGATATGTCAAATCTTAGCATTGATTCCCGCGGGCAGAACAGAGTTCTGTCAGGTACTGAGAACATTTCTCATTCAAACTCATCAAAGAAAGTTGAAAGGGTTGACTCTGCTACCAGCTACTACTT GAAGTCTAGCAAACCTGAAGTAAAAATTGCCGAGCCTCGACCTGCATGTGAAGGTCGAGACTGCATTGTGACTGAGACCTCCAAACTACGCCAAAAAAAATCAGCGAGCACGATGTTAGCCAAGCCAAGTCCTACCAGCAACTTCAAGACTGGCTCCGGCAAAACTGTGACGTCGAGACCAGTCAGCTCCGTTCAGACAATTCTGCCAGCAGCTGACAACAACAGCACTCGAGAGACAAGCTCTAGCAGTTCATCACCGCAAGAAGAATTTGATGAGAATGAATCTGATTCAGCTTTCAATTTGAG TGAGAGGATACCAGGCGATGGAGAAGCTGATGCTGAGTTtgatgaggaagatgatgactGCATAGATGGCTTTGAAGATGATGAGTTGGAAGAGCCTGATGATGGTAAGCACTTTTCAAAATCTCTCCTTAGACATCCATACAATTTATACTTTAAACAGAACACACTATACATTTTACCTTAG